The Actinomyces lilanjuaniae genome segment ACGCCACCGCAGAGGCTGACCCGGCGCCCGCCACACAGGCGGCGCCCCCCTCCGGGGGAGGCCAGAGCCTGGCCCGTACTGGTGCGAACGTAGCCGCGTTCCTGGCTCTTATCGGAGCGAGTATCGGTGGCGGAACCCTGCTGCTGGCACGTCGGCGGCGGTCCTGAGACCAGGACGCCTTCCCTGGTCTGACCTAGGCGACGGGCCTGGACAGGCGGCCCCGGCAGCGAGACCTCGCTGCCGGGGGCCGCCTTCGTGCGTCAGCGGGTCCTTCCGCCCGGGGCTTTCCTGCGGGACCTGGACCTGGCACGGTGAGCCTGTTCTGCGGCCGACAGCACGTCCTGGACGGGTGAGTCGGCTGCCTGACTGGTGCTCACCAGGCCCTCACGCGCCTATGCTGTGCCGGGCGGAGCTCGTGGAACCGCGCTCCGCCCGGTGCGGGTCATGGCTGCTGCAAGCCGCTGCGACCACCGTGGCTGCCGTGGCGGCACGGAAGCACGACAAGGCAAGACGACACGACAAGGCAGGATGGCAGAGGTGGAACAGGTGACCTCCCAGGCAGGGCGCACTCTCACTGTTGGTGTCCTGGGAGCCGGCACCGTGGGGACACAGGTGATCCGGCTCCTGGCTGAGCAGGCTGACGACTTCACGGTCCGCTCCGGTGCGCGGCTGGAGGTGACAGGCGTGGCCGTGCGTGACACGCGAGCCCGACGTGATCCCGCGGTCCCTCGCGACCTGCTCACTGACGACGCCACTGCCGTGGCAACCAGCAACGACATCGTCATCGAGCTCATCGGCGGTATCGAGCCTGCCCGCACCCTCATCCTGGCCGCCCTCAAGTCCGGGGCCAGCGTCATCACTGGTAACAAGGCGCTTATCGCTGCACACGGCCCGCAGCTCTACGCGGCCGCGGCGGCTGCGGGCACCGACTTCTACTACGAGGCTGCTGTCGCCGGTGCTGTCCCTGTGGTCTACGCGCTGCGCGAGTCCATGGCGGGGGACCGGGTGACCAGCGTGCTCGGCATCGTCAACGGCACCACCAACTACATCCTGGACGAGATGACCACCAAGGGTCTCTCCTTTGCCGACGCCCTGGCCACGGCCCAGGAGCTGGGCTACGCCGAGGCGGACCCGACGGCTGACGTCGACGGCCTGGACGCGGCTGCCAAGTGCGCCATCATCGCCTCCCTGGCCTTCCACACCCGGGTGGGCCTGGACGACGTCACCGTCGAGGGGATCCGGGACATCACCGCCGAGGACATCCGAGAGGCCCATGCCTCGGGCTGCGAGGTCAAGCTCCTGGCGGTCGCCCAGCGCCTGGGGCCGGGTGCCGGGAGCGGCAGCCAGGGCGTCAGCACTACCGGGGATACTGGCGGTACCTCTGGTATCTCTGTGCGCGTCCATCCCGCCCTCGTGCCGACCGACCACCCCCTGGCCAGTGTCCACGGGGCCTTCAACGCGGTCCTGGTGGAGGCTGAGAGCGCTGGCCGTCTCATGTTCTACGGGCAGGGCGCCGGCGGCGCGCCGACGGCCTCAGCGGTCCTGTCCGACGTCGTCGCCGCGGCCGCGCACCGGGTCTACGGCGGCCAGGCGCCGCGCGAGTCCAGCTACGCGGCGCTGCCGGTCCTGGGGCCGGAGGCGGCCGTCACCCGCTACCAGGTCCAGCTGCTCGTCGACGACGCTCCTGGCTCGCTCGCCGTCATGGCCAGCGTCTTTGCCGACAACGGCGTCTCCATCAACTCTGTGCGCCAGAGCGCCTACGTGGGGCAGGAGCGCGCCGTGGTCACGATCGTCACCCACCCGGCTGCCGTGCGGTACCTGGATGCCGCTGTTGATGGGCTCAGGCGCTGCGACCGTGTGGTAGAGGTCGTCTCCGTGCGACGTGTCGAGGGTGACTGAGGTGCGTCTGGCCCACGAGCGTGCCGCCGTGCGTGTCCCGGCGACGACGGCGAACATGGGGCCGGGCTTTGACTCCTTCGGCATGGCCTTCACCTACTACGACGAGGTCGAGGTCCGCGCCGTCACCGGTGCGACCCGCGTGCGTGTGGAGGGCGTGGGGGCGGGCAGTGTGCCTGAGGGGGACGACAACCTGGTGGTGCGCGCCCTGCGCGCGGGCCTGGACGCGGCTGGCGCTGCGCAGGCAGGGTTCGAGATGCGCTGCGTCAATCGGATCCCCCACGGAGGCGGCATGGGCTCCTCGGCCAGTGCCGTGGTAGCGGGGCTCGTGCTGGCCCGCGGCCTGCTCTCCGACCCCCGGGCGCTTGATGACAGCGCTGTCTTCTCCCTGGCCACCGAGTTCGAGGGGCACCCCGACAACGTGGCCCCTGCGGTCTTCGGCGGAGCAACGGTCGCCTGGACGCAGGAGGACGGAGCCCCGCGTGCGGCGCCGATGCCCGTGGACGCCTCGCTGCCGGTGAGCCTGGTGGTTCCGCCCTTGGCCACGCGCCTGTCCACTCGGCAGGCCCGCAAGGTGCTGCCGG includes the following:
- a CDS encoding homoserine dehydrogenase, producing MEQVTSQAGRTLTVGVLGAGTVGTQVIRLLAEQADDFTVRSGARLEVTGVAVRDTRARRDPAVPRDLLTDDATAVATSNDIVIELIGGIEPARTLILAALKSGASVITGNKALIAAHGPQLYAAAAAAGTDFYYEAAVAGAVPVVYALRESMAGDRVTSVLGIVNGTTNYILDEMTTKGLSFADALATAQELGYAEADPTADVDGLDAAAKCAIIASLAFHTRVGLDDVTVEGIRDITAEDIREAHASGCEVKLLAVAQRLGPGAGSGSQGVSTTGDTGGTSGISVRVHPALVPTDHPLASVHGAFNAVLVEAESAGRLMFYGQGAGGAPTASAVLSDVVAAAAHRVYGGQAPRESSYAALPVLGPEAAVTRYQVQLLVDDAPGSLAVMASVFADNGVSINSVRQSAYVGQERAVVTIVTHPAAVRYLDAAVDGLRRCDRVVEVVSVRRVEGD
- the thrB gene encoding homoserine kinase, whose product is MRLAHERAAVRVPATTANMGPGFDSFGMAFTYYDEVEVRAVTGATRVRVEGVGAGSVPEGDDNLVVRALRAGLDAAGAAQAGFEMRCVNRIPHGGGMGSSASAVVAGLVLARGLLSDPRALDDSAVFSLATEFEGHPDNVAPAVFGGATVAWTQEDGAPRAAPMPVDASLPVSLVVPPLATRLSTRQARKVLPEFVPRADALFNTSRAAVLMLALAGRPDLLLAGTEDRLHQEYRRSVLPSSMEVMDSLRQQGYPAVISGAGPTVLVLSRLEGDARAALERQGWTLLTPGIDMEGARLV